From the bacterium genome, the window CGGAAGGAGGATAGTAATGGCAAAACCAAAAGTGGCCATTTACTGGTGCGCGTCGTGCGGCGGGTGCGAAGAAGCCGTCGTGGACCTGGCAGAAGACATATTAAAGGTTGTTGATGCAGTTGATATTATCTTATGGCCGGTAGCTCTGGATTTCAAATACAAAGATATCGAAGCAATGCCGGACAAATCTATCGCGGTCAGTTTCATTAACGGAGCGATCAGAACCGAGGAACAAGAACGAATTGCCAAGCTTCTGCGCCAGAAATCAAATATGGTAATAGCCTTTGGCGCATGCGCTCACCTGGGCGGGATCCCGGGTCTTGCTAATGTGGCTAACCGAAAGGAAATTTTTGAAACAGCGTATATCAACACGGTGACAACCATCAATCCCAACCGGGTATTCCCGCAGACACGGACAAAGATCCCGGCTGGTGAACTGATTCTGCCCGAATTTTATGACACGGTTAAAACCCTGGACCAGACTATTGACGTAGACTATTACCTGCCCGGGTGCGCGCCGCCGCCCGATCTGATCATGAAGGGTGTGCAGGCGATACTTGAAGGCAAGCTTCCGCCTAAAGGTTCGGTCATTGCGTCCGATAAAGCGTTGTGCGAAACGTGCGTCAGGAATAAAACAAAACCTGAAAAGATGATGATCAAGAGCATTAAACGGATTCACGAAGTCATCGCCGACCCTGAAAAATGTTTTCTCGCCGAAGGCATAATCTGCCTGGGCCCGGCGACAAGAGGTGGCTGCGGAGAACGGTGCATAAATGCGAACATCGGGTGCCGCGGCTGTTTTGGTCCAACCAAGGAAGTCACTGACATGGGCGCGAAATTCCTATCCGCGCTCGCTTCGATCATTGACGCGGACACCGAGGACGAGATCAAAAAGGTAACCGACGCCATTATCGACCCGATCGGGCTGTTTTACATGTACGGTCTGCCCAGCTCAATCCTGAGAAGAAAACAGGAGGCAAAAAATGTTTAAAGAGATAACAATCGATCCCATAACCAGATTGGAAGGCCACGGGAAGATTTCAATATTTCTGAACAATCAGGGCGACGTGGCGCACGCCTGCCTCCAGGTACCAGAATTGCGCGGTTATGAAAGATTCGCCGTTGGACGGCTGGCCGAAGAAATGCCCAGGATAACCGAGACCATCTGCGGGGTCTGCCCGACGGCGCATCATCTGTGTTCAACCAAGGCTCTCGACGACCTCTATGGTGTTGAACCGACTCCGGCGGCGCGCAAGATCCGAGAATTTATGTACAATACCTTTATGTTTGAGGACCACAACCTGCATTTTTATTTTCTCGGCGGTCCGGATTTCGTGGTCGGACCGGCGGCTCCCGCCGCGGAGCGAAACGTCCTGGGCGTCATTGCCAAGGTGGGATTGGAGATCGGGAAAAAAGTAATTGATATGAGAAAACGGGCACGCAGCATCATCCAGACCCTGGGCGGCAGGGTCGTGCATCCGGTGAACGGTCTTCCCGGCGGTGTTTCCAAAGGCGTGACCAAAGAAAATCAGACGGAATGGAAAAAAATCGCCGACGACGCGGTGGAATTCGCCAAATTTACGCTCCAGGTCTTTGACGATATCGTGCTCAAGAACAAAGTCTATGTCGACCTGATCGTAGGCGATATCTACAAGCACAAAACCTATTACATGGGTCTGGTGGACGATAAGAACAAAGTGAATTTCTATGACGGTTGGGTTCGGGTGGTCGATCCCGACGGTAAAGAATTCGTCAAGTTCAAGAACCGCGACTACCTGAACCATATCGGCGAAGGTGTCGAGTCCTGGACCTACATAAAGTTCCCCTATCTCAAGAACGTGGGCTGGAAAGGTTTCGTGGACGGTAAAGACAGCGGCGTATACCGCGTCGCACCGCTTGGACGGCTCAATGCCTCGGATGGCATGGCAACACCCATAGCTCAGGAGCATTATGAGCGGTATTTCAAAACGCTGGGCGGCAAACCAGTCCATAATACGCTGGCCACGCACTGGGCGCGTGTCATCGAAGCCATGCAGGCAGCGGAAACGATGGTGAAACTCATCAATGACCCCGAAATACTGGATCCAAAGATCAGGAACATGGATTTTAAAGTACCAAAAATAGGCATTGGGGTCATTGAAGCCCCGAGGGGAACGCTATACCATCACTATGAAACCGATGCACAGGGCCGGTTGACAAAAGCTAACCTTATCGTCGCCACGGTAAACAATTCCGCCGCGATCAACATGTCGGTCGAGAAAGCGGCCCGGAATCTGATAAAAGGTGGTGTCGTGAATGACGGTTTGCTGAACATGATCGAAATGGCGTTCCGCGCCTATGACCCGTGTCTTGCGTGCGCGACCCACGCCATGCCCGGCCAGATTCCGCTCGAGATCAATATCCACGATTCAAATGGGGAAATCGTAAAAACGATTAAGAACTAAAAACCGAATGGTAGGTTACGCCATCATCCTAACCCCCTCCCTCAAGGGAGGGGGTTTTCTATTATCCGTCATTGCGAGGAGTGGAGCGACGAAGCAATCGCTTCCTCTTTATTTTTCCTCTCCCCCTGTGGCAACGTGGAAAAAATAGATGAATTGCAATGAATGGTGTCCCTGTGGGAGAGAGGGCAAGGGTGAGGGGAAAATATTTTCATGAAAAAACTCCTCATCGGCCTGGGCAATCCATATTGTGGTGACGACGCCATAGGTATCATTGTTGCCGAGCAATTGAAGGATCGGCACCATGACTGGAATGTCATTGCCGGCGCACTTGACGGTTTTAATTTTATCGAAACGATCGATGGATATGACAGCGTTCTGATCCTGGACGCCTTGATCGCCGGTGATGCCGTGGTCGGCGAATTATATGAGATCAAACTCGGTGATTTCAAAGGCTTGAGCAATCCGTCATATCTCCACAGCATGAGCCTTGACGCTGCGCTTGACATGGGCAAAAGACTCGGCATCAAGATGCCTGGCACATTGAAAGTGATCGGCATCGGCATAAAAAGTAAATGCGATTTTGGAGACAAAATGGACCCGGCACTTGAGAGCAAGATCGATGCCATTGTAGAAAAAATAGAAAATTGCCTTCAATAGGCAAGTGTGCTCATGGGGTCATTCCCTCCTTTTTCCTCCCCCCTTGAGGGGGAGGGTAAGGGTGAGGGGGATAACTGGAGTCCCGAAGAATGAG encodes:
- a CDS encoding oxidoreductase yields the protein MAKPKVAIYWCASCGGCEEAVVDLAEDILKVVDAVDIILWPVALDFKYKDIEAMPDKSIAVSFINGAIRTEEQERIAKLLRQKSNMVIAFGACAHLGGIPGLANVANRKEIFETAYINTVTTINPNRVFPQTRTKIPAGELILPEFYDTVKTLDQTIDVDYYLPGCAPPPDLIMKGVQAILEGKLPPKGSVIASDKALCETCVRNKTKPEKMMIKSIKRIHEVIADPEKCFLAEGIICLGPATRGGCGERCINANIGCRGCFGPTKEVTDMGAKFLSALASIIDADTEDEIKKVTDAIIDPIGLFYMYGLPSSILRRKQEAKNV
- a CDS encoding Ni/Fe hydrogenase subunit alpha translates to MFKEITIDPITRLEGHGKISIFLNNQGDVAHACLQVPELRGYERFAVGRLAEEMPRITETICGVCPTAHHLCSTKALDDLYGVEPTPAARKIREFMYNTFMFEDHNLHFYFLGGPDFVVGPAAPAAERNVLGVIAKVGLEIGKKVIDMRKRARSIIQTLGGRVVHPVNGLPGGVSKGVTKENQTEWKKIADDAVEFAKFTLQVFDDIVLKNKVYVDLIVGDIYKHKTYYMGLVDDKNKVNFYDGWVRVVDPDGKEFVKFKNRDYLNHIGEGVESWTYIKFPYLKNVGWKGFVDGKDSGVYRVAPLGRLNASDGMATPIAQEHYERYFKTLGGKPVHNTLATHWARVIEAMQAAETMVKLINDPEILDPKIRNMDFKVPKIGIGVIEAPRGTLYHHYETDAQGRLTKANLIVATVNNSAAINMSVEKAARNLIKGGVVNDGLLNMIEMAFRAYDPCLACATHAMPGQIPLEINIHDSNGEIVKTIKN
- a CDS encoding hydrogenase maturation protease, which translates into the protein MKKLLIGLGNPYCGDDAIGIIVAEQLKDRHHDWNVIAGALDGFNFIETIDGYDSVLILDALIAGDAVVGELYEIKLGDFKGLSNPSYLHSMSLDAALDMGKRLGIKMPGTLKVIGIGIKSKCDFGDKMDPALESKIDAIVEKIENCLQ